In Papilio machaon chromosome W, ilPapMach1.1, whole genome shotgun sequence, a single genomic region encodes these proteins:
- the LOC123723255 gene encoding uncharacterized protein LOC123723255, with amino-acid sequence MANTFSENNKITKEIPTASCLTTMVEEKERKNACLFCEKENHNSIECYKLQKLSADQRKDIILKKKACTICLKKGHFWKNCRASVRCLICNKRHSTVICTASQTTKQDPEKAYQPSPQKKTTTAATSSTQATTTLLQTLMVEIEYKGKKIKTRALFDSGSQKTYLQQDIIEELQIPSIKEEVLTHNLFGGLQTASQVHKLYDITVQSLDGTFKIDMEALGKSCVCTNVPSFNTKDITIYNMLKTHKICLTDKGDSTDIGLLIGADFSGLLMTGTIINLKDGLVAIKTKLGWTLQGKQVGIFNNVTISMFCSELTDYWGLETLGIQDPVETKTKAAVAEEVLASFNESVNINEENRFQNRGNWYHS; translated from the coding sequence ATGGCGAATACATTttcagaaaataataaaataacaaaagaaattccAACTGCGAGCTGCCTCACTACAATGGTAGAAGAGAAGGAAAGGAAGAATGCCTGTCTATTTTGTGAAAAGGAGAACCATAACAGTATTGaatgttacaaattacaaaagttGTCGGCAGATCAACGCAAggacataatattaaagaagaaAGCATGCACCATCTGTCTGAAAAAAGGCCACTTCTGGAAAAACTGCAGAGCCTCGGTCAGATGCCTGATCTGCAACAAGAGACATTCAACAGTTATATGCACAGCTTCACAGACAACTAAGCAGGATCCAGAAAAAGCATACCAGCCATCTCCGCAAAAGAAAACCACTACAGCGGCAACATCTTCAACTCAAGCCACAACAACTCTTCTACAGACACTCATGGTAGAGATAGAATATAAAgggaagaaaataaaaacaagagcACTATTTGACAGCGGTTCCCAGAAAACATACTTACAGCAGGACATCATAGAAGAGCTTCAAATACCTTCAATAAAAGAAGAAGTACTCACCCATAATCTCTTCGGAGGACTGCAGACCGCATCACAAgttcataaattatatgatATAACAGTGCAAAGCTTGGATGGAACTTTCAAGATTGACATGGAGGCCCTCGGGAAATCTTGTGTGTGTACTAATGTTCCCAGCTTTAATACAAAAGACATTACTATCTATAACATGCTAAAAACACATAAGATATGTCTAACTGACAAAGGCGATAGTACTGACATAGGTCTTTTGATAGGGGCAGATTTCTCAGGACTTCTAATGACTGGTAcaataattaatctaaaaGATGGACTTGTggcaattaaaacaaaactaggATGGACATTACAAGGAAAACAAGtaggtatatttaataatgtaaccaTTTCTATGTTCTGCTCTGAGTTGACAGATTACTGGGGTTTGGAGACATTGGGAATACAGGATCCTGTGGAGACAAAAACAAAGGCGGCTGTTGCAGAGGAGGTGCTAGCATCATTCAATGAGAGTGTGAATATTAATGAAGAAAACAG
- the LOC106708089 gene encoding uncharacterized protein K02A2.6-like, with protein MFRQRRQKAEESIGEFLQQLKHLASSCNFAQNLEENLCEQFVTGLRSTEIKSRLLFDAKLTYKRAVELALNLEATEKHVERVSGRVSVSGAVRSRDLGDDVAAAVTAVSAGASGGVSQAGGEPLHALRSGPAVAARPAAAQPPCWRCDKLGECKKQFRLQLTDNKPVYLRARPVPLALRTAVEREINRLEKEGSIYQVEHSDYGTPIVPIIKPSGDIRICGDYKSTINPKLKIDQYPLPRIEELFAALSGGQEFSKIDLTTAYMQVPLHPDSQACTAITTHVGFIIDRHGLHPDMAKVDAIVKAPEPMNVTQLKAFLGLVNYYGKFVPNLTSDKVLCHYEAELPVVLSVDSSAYGVGAVLAHTFPDGSERPISCASRTLSDAEKNYSQLDKEALAIMYGVQKHHQYLFGRKFTLKTDHKPLVYIFGPKGCIPQTAASRLQRWAAKLAAYDFNIDFVKSKCNGNADALSRLPLEGDGSGGASSAPDKHYLMYVDETLPVNFKEIALATTKDKLLSRIFGYIMFGWPGKCSDDEKAFYVRRADLNIDHGCILYKYRLVIPQTLQKRVLLEIHDGHLGIVKMKSIARNYVYWPALDKDIELIGNKCEACRSVRDAPPRAVLHPWEFPAAPWQRLHADFAQLHGKYYIILVDAHSKWLEAEEIRSTSAYHTIKFLRSLFARFGLPEKLVTDNGPPFQSAEFREFCDRNMIRHITSSPYRPQGNGAAENCVKIVKKTIKKAVIEGRDIHTSLYRFLMQYRNCEHATTGVAPAVALLGHRLRNRLDVMRPSTAKIVEEAQDKQVLNSSGLARNFKVGDKILSRNYSTNKHKWVEGKILQQTGPVSYKIMNNDGDVYRRHTDQILPRSNNRFSWDIENESDNYSNMDEYVNTRPRNRNNNYEGDTFDIDYDTYTTAQPQPDSDTGTASAPTTEAVGPAEAEDTTWAVPGSSNQVSTLSGELNERAKRALRREWRRKGME; from the exons ATGTTTCGACAACGACGGCAAAAGGCAGAAGAAAGCATCGGCGAATTTTTGCAACAGTTAAAACATTTAGCTTCGTCATGCAATTTTGCCCAGAATTTAGAAGAAAACTTATGTGAGCAATTCGTCACGGGCTTGCGGAGCACGGAGATTAAATCACGATTGCTATTTGATGCGAAATTAACCTATAAACGGGCGGTGGAGCTAGCTCTAAATTTGGAAGCCACGGAGAAGCATGTGGAGCGGGTGAGCGGCCGCGTCAGCGTGAGCGGTGCTGTGCGCTCCAGGGACCTCGGCGACGACGTGGCGGCGGCGGTGACGGCGGTCAGCGCGGGCGCAAGCGGCGGCGTTTCACAGGCGGGCGGCGAGCCGTTGCACGCGCTGCGCAGCGGGCCGGCCGTGGCGGCGCGACCGGCTGCGGCGCAACCGCCGTGTTGGAGATGTG ATAAGTTAGGTGAATGTAAAAAACAGTTTCGCTTGCAATTGACTGATAACAAACCGGTTTACTTACGCGCGCGGCCCGTACCGCTCGCATTGCGCACCGCGGTGGAGAGGGAAATAAATCGTCTAGAAAAAGAGGGATCGATTTATCAAGTTGAACATTCCGATTATGGTACACCTATAGTACCTATCATTAAACCATCCGGGGACATCCGCATATGCGGCGATTACAAATCTACAATAAatccgaaattaaaaattgatcaATATCCGCTTCCGCGAATAGAGGAACTGTTTGCGGCCCTAAGCGGTGGGCAGGAGTTTTCAAAAATAGATCTGACAACCGCGTATATGCAAGTACCTCTCCACCCCGATTCGCAGGCGTGCACGGCCATCACCACACACGTTG GCTTTATTATTGATAGGCACGGTTTACATCCGGACATGGCCAAGGTTGATGCGATCGTGAAGGCTCCGGAACCGATGAACGTGACTCAATTAAAGGCATTTTTAGgattagttaattattatggCAAATTCGTTCCTAATTTAA ctaGCGACAAGGTGTTGTGTCACTACGAGGCGGAACTTCCGGTGGTGCTGTCGGTGGACAGCAGCGCGTACGGCGTGGGCGCGGTGCTCGCGCACACCTTCCCCGACGGTTCCGAGCGCCCTATAAGCTGCGCCTCCAGGACGCTTTCCGACGCCGAAAAGAATTACAGTCAATTAGACAAAGAGGCGCTCGCTATTATGTACGGAGTGCAAAAACATCATCAATATTTATTCGGCAGGAAATTCACGTTAAAAACTGATCACAAACcattggtatatatttttggacCTAAAGGCTGTATTCCACAGACTGCGGCGAGTCGGCTACAACGTTGGGCCGCCAAACTAGCCGCGTacgattttaatattgattttgtaaaatcaaAGTGCAACGGCAACGCGGACGCGTTGTCGCGCTTGCCGCTAGAGGGAGACGGCAGCGGCGGCGCATCGAGTGCGCCggataaacattatttaatgtacGTTGATGAAACTTTAccagttaattttaaagaaatagcaTTAGCAACAACTAAAGATAAATTGTTAAGTAGAATTTTTGGATATATTATGTTTGGCTGGCCGGGAAAGTGTTCAGATGATGAAAAGGCTTTTTATGTCAGACGTGCAGATTTGAATATTGATCACGGctgtattttgtataaatatcgtCTGGTGATACCgcaaacattacaaaaacgCGTGCTGTTAGAAATTCACGATGGTCATTTAGGCATTGTAAAAATGAAGTCCATCGCTAGGAATTATGTTTATTGGCCGGCACTCGATAAAGATATCGAGTTGATAGGAAACAAGTGCGAGGCGTGTCGCAGCGTACGCGACGCCCCCCCGCGCGCCGTCCTCCATCCCTGGGAGTTTCCCGCCGCGCCTTGGCAGCGACTGCACGCTGACTTTGCGCAGCTGCACGGCAAGTATTATATTATCCTAGTGGATGCCCATAGTAAGTGGCTCGAGGCGGAGGAAATACGTAGCACATCGGCGTATCACACCATAAAATTTCTTAGAAGTTTATTTGCGAGGTTCGGCCTACCGGAAAAGCTCGTTACGGATAACGGGCCTCCGTTTCAAAGCGCGGAATTTAGGGAATTTTGTGATAGAAATATGATACGTCACATAACTTCTTCGCCCTATAGACCGCAAGGTAACGGTGCAGCCGAGAACTgtgttaaaatagtaaaaaaaactattaagaaAGCCGTTATAGAAGGTAGGGACATCCATACTAGTTTATATCGGTTTCTAATGCAGTATAGAAATTGTGAACATGCAACAACAGGGGTTGCGCCCGCGGTGGCGCTCCTCGGACATCGGTTGCGTAACAGGCTAGACGTGATGCGCCCGAGCACCGCAAAAATAGTCGAGGAAGCGCAGGACAAACAAGTACTCAACTCCTCGGGACTCGCTAGAAACTTTAAGGTAGgggataaaatattatctagaAATTATTCAACTAATAAGCATAAGTGGGTCGAAgggaaaattttacaacaaaccGGTCCGGTGtcgtataaaattatgaataatgaTGGGGATGTATACCGTAGGCACACGGACCAAATTTTACCTCGGAGTAACAATAGGTTCTCATGGGACATAGAAAACGAATCggataattatagtaacatgGATGAGTACGTCAACACGAGACCGCggaatagaaataacaattatgaAGGTGATACTTTCGATATTGATTACGATACGTACACGACGGCTCAGCCGCAGCCCGACAGTGACACAGGCACTGCGTCGGCGCCGACCACTGAGGCTGTAGGGCCAGCGGAGGCTGAAGATACCACCTGGGCGGTTCCCGGAAGTTCCAACCAGGTGAGCACGTTATCCGGAGAATTAAATGAGAGGGCAAAAAGAGCGCTTCGTCGCGAATGGCGAAGGAAAGGGATGGAGTAA
- the LOC123723306 gene encoding uncharacterized protein LOC123723306: protein MNYLKIYYQNVRGLRSKCREVKLNILNNNYDIYILTESWLNNSVFDGEIFDSRYTVYRRDREGKNGGGVLIAISNDISSHRMMVWDSSCEDLWVTIDVKISGKPTRIAICAVYLPPPVTKDKLEDFISHANFVMRENDHVLLAGDFNLTNLTWSQQPGVSYLQPTGNPSSSLDAMFVDFIAENDLNQFNCIVNSNQRILDLVLCNTTELLIKETSNPISIVGCHHPPLNITVISYKKQLVKEIYNERYNFYKADYDNIIFDLNRIAWIDVLSKRNDVNTMLLTFYSELDNVIKKYVPKSKPRNSRYPPWFTKNLINLLRLKHKTRMKYKKYKNPLDNIELINLQSIDSRVQVDTVYTDFSKAFDKVNHSLLLEKLANFGFGGSVLS from the exons atgaactatttaaaaatttattatcagaATGTTAGAGGTCTGCGCAGCAAATGTCGGGAAGTCAAACTTAATATATTGAACAAcaattatgatatttatattctgACTGAAAGTTGGCTGAATAATAGTGTTTTCGATGGAGAAATTTTTGATAGTAGATACACCGTTTATAGGAGAGATAGGGAAGGTAAGAACGGGGGTGGAGTTTTAATAGCAATTAGTAATGACATATCATCGCATCGTATGATGGTGTGGGATAGTAGTTGTGAGGATTTATGGGTGACGATTGATGTTAAAATTTCGGGTAAACCTACTCGTATCGCAATCTGTGCAGTATATCTTCCACCTCCCGTCACTAAAGATAAATTAGAAGATTTTATCTCCCATGCGAACTTTGTCATGAGAGAAAATGATCATGTACTACTGGCAGGTGACTTCAATCTTACTAACCTTACGTGGTCCCAACAACCGGGAGTATCGTATTTGCAACCCACTGGTAACCCTAGCAGTAGCCTAGATGCAAtgtttgttgattttattgCGGAAAATGACCTCAACCAGTTCAATTGCATTGTTAACTCTAACCAGCGAATCTTAGATCTCGTTTTATGCAACACAACtgaacttttaattaaagaaaccAGTAACCCTATTAGTATCGTTGGTTGTCACCACCCACCGTTAAATATTACAGTAATTTCCTACAAAAAGCAATTAGTTAAGGAGATTTATAATGAgaggtataatttttataaagctgACTATGACAACATAATTTTCGACCTAAACAGAATCGCATGGATAGATGTCCTTTCAAAGCGCAACGACGTAAATACAATGCTATTGACCTTTTATTCTGAATTagacaatgtaataaaaaaatacgtaccCAAATCTAAACCTAGAAATAGTAGATATCCACCTTGGTTTACTAAAAACCTTATAAACTTATTAAGACTTAAACATAAAACtagaatgaaatataaaaagtacaaaaatccTCTTGATAATATAGAATTAATCAACCTAC AATCAATTGACTCTCGTGTCCAAGTAGACACAGTATATACAGACTTCTCCAAAGCCTTCGATAAAGTTAATCACTCGCTACTTTTGGAAAAACTGGCTAACTTTGGTTTTGGAGGGTCAGTACTGTCGTGA
- the LOC123723307 gene encoding spermatogenesis-associated protein 21-like: MGEDTSMSDYTCSEEEGASGRRLEAAGAACTEDAARQNKGGKPRSAGLISKFRTGTTHKRPLAATSADEDAPAVAHKVASSSTRGRVRRPVGVYSFLKEAKDYLADGGDSEGEDPDPTYRPSGKKTSPVVASAKTSDDGTPGALSRGTVEALAEEALKSVEKIKEEIKKSGHLKGTIWGQINRATKSVIEAVEGLRDITPDEEQRRLRADNARLSRELDIVRNELRAFKQAYVESQRKSVAAPREATGPQQPNFEEVLRCAMEEMKGQLLQSVGGMINARLQDLEMRLPPEPVMRPPLRADQRQPPPPRHKSRSGLVEGAMEVDGEAQPPQAPTPRAVKKAPKKGAAKRPTAPPPPPPSKGKQGAGQAEVTPPPPTAGTSGEGETQTGTAGNSWSEVVRRKKRGNAAVAANSPPSAGTTRQIAPAPPKAVKIVAPKTAAIVVTLKEGATMTTAEGATTDAKYTEVLAKARSSISLREFGLESVRIRTSMTGSKLMEVGGTTPEETADRLAAALVEAVGSWADITRPTKMAVLRITGLDDTVTTEEVAAQLASVGGCPPSSMKVGNIRPSFWGGGSALVKCPATAAKAVVKAGRVAIGWTMATVKAVEAQPLRCYKCMMLGHTRALCPTEAENGRLCFRCGSEGHKSAECEAPCKCTVCATTGRPHSHVMGGAKCTPPSVKGKAPSSSRVPRTQPQPHGSRMAEEEEMQIF, encoded by the coding sequence ATGGGGGAGGACACCTCCATGTCGGACTACACATGCTCAGAGGAAGAGGGCGCCTCCGGGCGCCGGCTGGAAGCCGCGGGCGCCGCGTGCACCGAGGACGCTGCAAGGCAAAACAAGGGAGGTAAGCCGCGGTCAGCGGGCTTGATATCAAAGTTCCGAACGGGAACGACCCATAAACGGCCGTTGGCCGCTACATCCGCAGATGAGGACGCCCCGGCCGTGGCGCATAAAGTGGCCTCCTCTTCGACGAGGGGCCGCGTTAGGCGCCCGGTAGGGGTATACAGCTTCCTCAAGGAGGCAAAGGACTACCTGGCTGATGGGGGGGATAGTGAGGGGGAGGACCCCGACCCAACTTACCGTCCAAGCGGGAAGAAGACGAGCCCCGTAGTGGCCTCTGCAAAAACCTCCGACGATGGGACCCCCGGCGCCCTATCCAGGGGCACGGTCGAGGCCCTCGCCGAGGAGGCTCTCAAAAGCGTGGAGAAAATAAAGGAGGAAATTAAGAAGAGCGGCCACCTAAAAGGTACCATATGGGGGCAAATAAACCGGGCGACCAAAAGCGTAATCGAGGCAGTTGAGGGCCTTCGCGATATAACGCCAGATGAAGAGCAGCGCAGGCTCCGCGCGGACAATGCTCGCCTTTCAAGGGAGCTGGATATTGTCCGCAACGAGCTGCGTGCCTTCAAACAGGCGTACGTGGAGTCGCAGCGGAAGTCCGTTGCAGCCCCGAGAGAGGCGACAGGGCCCCAGCAGCCCAACTTTGAGGAGGTGCTCAGATGCGCCATGGAGGAGATGAAGGGGCAACTCCTGCAGTCGGTAGGCGGGATGATCAATGCCCGCCTACAAGACCTGGAGATGCGCCTTCCTCCTGAGCCCGTCATGAGGCCCCCTCTGCGTGCCGACCAACggcagccgccgccgccccgtcACAAGTCCCGATCGGGGCTCGTGGAAGGCGCCATGGAGGTGGATGGGGAAGCCCAGCCACCCCAGGCGCCCACACCCAGGGCGGTAAAGAAGGCGCCGAAGAAGGGCGCCGCAAAGCGGCCGACTGCCCCCCCGCCTCCTCCTCCCTCCAAGGGAAAACAGGGGGCAGGACAGGCAGAAGTGACTCCTCCCCCCCCAACCGCTGGAACAAGTGGAGAGGGGGAAACCCAGACGGGGACTGCTGGCAACTCCTGGTCCGAGGTTGTCCGGAGGAAGAAGAGGGGAAATGCCGCTGTCGCTGCTAATTCCCCCCCCTCAGCCGGAACAACCCGGCAGATCGCCCCGGCCCCACCAAAGGCCGTTAAAATCGTGGCCCCAAAAACCGCGGCCATAGTGGTGACCCTCAAGGAAGGGGCCACCATGACCACCGCGGAAGGGGCCACGACTGACGCAAAATATACTGAGGTCCTGGCGAAGGCCAGGTCCTCGATATCCCTGAGGGAATTCGGTTTGGAGTCGGTCAGGATCCGCACGAGCATGACCGGCTCCAAACTGATGGAGGTCGGGGGGACCACCCCCGAGGAAACCGCTGACCGCCTCGCCGCCGCCCTGGTGGAGGCGGTAGGCAGCTGGGCGGACATCACCCGCCCAACCAAAATGGCCGTCCTCAGGATCACCGGTCTGGATGACACGGTGACCACTGAGGAAGTGGCGGCCCAACTGGCATCGGTCGGCGGGTGTCCCCCCAGCTCCATGAAAGTAGGCAACATCAGGCCGAGCTTCTGGGGCGGCGGCTCCGCCCTGGTCAAGTGCCCAGCGACTGCCGCTAAGGCAGTCGTTAAGGCGGGACGAGTGGCCATCGGATGGACGATGGCCACCGTCAAAGCAGTGGAGGCCCAGCCATTGAGATGCTACAAATGCATGATGCTGGGCCACACTCGCGCGCTATGCCCAACGGAGGCAGAGAACGGGCGTCTCTGCTTCCGCTGCGGCAGTGAAGGGCATAAGTCGGCAGAGTGCGAGGCCCCCTGCAAATGCACCGTGTGTGCAACGACGGGGCGCCCACACTCACATGTGATGGGGGGTGCCAAGTGCACACCCCCGTCGGTGAAGGGCAAAGCCCCGTCGTCGAGCAGAGTGCCTCGCACTCAGCCCCAACCGCACGGCAGCCGTATGGCTGAAGAGGAAGAAATGCAGATATTTTAA